The window gcctgaggaaaatgtatatgtgcaaaaatggtgcaagacagagtacACGCCAATGGCTATAGCCTCGTTTATCAAACCTTTGATGATTGTAATAcagataattgatccatgcaacatttttCTTAACCGTGGTGATTGGAATAAGAGGCTCAAACCCCCGCTGCTACTTTGTCTCTTGCTTTATACTCATTTGGGACCCCCCTTGTGATTCCAATTATGTCTATATATACATGTGGATCCTCCAGCAGATTATTAGTCGACACCGCTCTACaggccctaaggctatgttcacactttgcgttttcacctgcgtttccgctgcttttagagtcagttttgaactgcagcgtttttgtgcccaaatgcatgcgttttgattttccattaaagtcaatgagaaatcttgaattcttgtacacactttgcgtttacaaacgcatgtcaaaatttgcataagtttggtcaaaaaccatgcgttcagaaaaggaccctgtcaattgtttttgcctttttaGTTACGTTTTCatcacattgaagtcaatgagaaacgtaCTAAATGAACTTTTGTCAAAATTTCATCCGTCTCATATGCGTTTCATAGTCATATGaattgcgttttgaacatcatgaacaCAACTATGTAAATTCACCAATGACCACCCAAATAGTTAATTTTGCGTCACATCCGCTTAACAATAAATTGATCCATGTGCAAACAAGTTTGCTGCACAGATCCGAAACATTGTGTGGTTGCTCCATCAAAGCAGACTATAATATACAACATGACTTGGTATAAGCGCTTGAGATTGGATGTCTCCAAACTTATTAGTCTGGtaagttgttttatttatttatgataTTAAATGTGTAATCTCCTAAAATTGGAAGATTTTGATAATATACacgatattatatttatttttaaaatatcaaatagaataatattatatttatttttaaattttttcgcTAACTTAAGGTTGAATCAATGCCATGTTTATGGGATCCCACGTCGCCTGAGTACATGCAAAAAAACAAACGTGACGAAAGCTGGTTATTGATCTGTCAAGAATTATATCCCCAATGGCATGAGGCAAATAAAAGCCTCCAAACTAAGATTGGTATGTGTTTAATTGCAATTTGAATCCTAATCTTCATTAAAGATGTTACATTTTagcaaaaaagttttaaattaaattTTCTTTAAATACATAGAAAATGATGTACGGAAGCGATGGAGATCAGTCCGTGACAGATTCAATAAAATCAGATTTGAACCTGGTAAAAGTGGATCCTCGCCAGTTAAACCAAATTTTATTTATTATAATGATTTGAAATTCTTAAGTTCTGGCCGCGTTTTAAGACCGTAAGTGttaatttttttcaaaattttatatatattaaatgaagaacaaaaacaaaaatttagaaaatacattttttagtAAAAtgcactaatttaaaaaaaatattatttttttttttaaatacaaaataaAGGACCGACGGAAATATCGCTCCGAAAAAGAACATGGATAGATCACAAGATAATATCAATCCTGCACAAATACAACCAGCCATTGAGGAAGAAATTAATACCGAACAAACACATCTGGAGTCTGATGTTGAAACCAGATCATTGGAACCATCTGTTTCCAATACAAATCAAGATCCCCAACCTGTGAGTTATCAgaaagcaaaaggaaaaaaaaaaaatattccaagcaATAAAGAAATAAACCAAGATCAATTAACAAATCAAACTATTGAAATATTAAAAACAGCAACCCAAGATGATGAGTTTGACAATTTTGCCATTAGTGTCGCTTTTCGTTTAAGAAAattacctgaaaaaaaaaaaacctctgcatGTATGACTGCTATCTGTGGTTTATTGGCCTGTTTTGAGGATGAAGGTAAATTTCCAACAGGTGGTGAAATAGTTCATCTTTGTGAAAAAACATTTGAACAGAAAAACAACCCATTAGTTCTAACTCAGTCACAACCACAtttccaaacaaacaaacaaagagtTGGTTTGTATTCTGAATGTCCGGATACATATTCTGCCCAAAATATACAACCTTATAACCCTATGAAACAAAGCAAAGAATATTCTCAATCTATTAGTGAGAATTATCACACAACTAATATTGTGAGAAATAGACCAAACGAACAAATGTCTGGTTTTTACACAAATGAATTATTTTCACAGCCATGATTTagtcatttttgtttttatttttttgcaaaatgGTTTTTTTCTcaaaacaaaaatttaaaaaaaaaaaatgcatgtgcaaAATGTAAATTTAATTATGATGTTAAAGCATTTTCATTTGAATTAAAGATAGGATGATTTTGGTTTAGTATTTTGCAAACAAAAATACATAAACCATACTTATTATTAATACAACAATGGAAAAAAAGTATACTCTTTGTTGGCTTTGCTTTTTCGTGCATTTGTTTGTTGATATTGAAAAAATAAATGTCATCCCTTTAAACAAAAAAACTTTTGAAACATTTAATTGTTATTTTGCGGTTCAGCACCAACTGCACGGTATTGCCAAGTTAAGGCACCAACATCACTCATGAAATAATCTGTGAATTGATCTCTCACTAATACTCCTAAATTATTTAATCGACCAGATATTGAAGGACAAGGATGAAAGTTTAATGGTATTTCTTCCTCGTTAAATTCAAATCTGTATTTTCGcaaaaaattatgtagaacacaaCAACTTTTAATAACAAAATCAACTGTTGATACATTTAATTGTATTGGGGTATGTAGAATTCGCCATTGGCTACTCATTATTCCAAATGTGCATTCTACATATCTCCTTGCCCGGCTCAATCTGTAATTGAATATGCGGCGGGGAACATCTAATCCTCGTCTTGGAAATGGACGTAGGAGATTTGGTAAAAGTGGAAAAGCTTCATCTGCCACAAAAACATAAGGGAAAGTAATTTCTGAGCCTGGTATTGGTGCAGGGGCAGGTATGATTTCAGAGTTATAAATTAATTGTATTCCGATTTGCGAATTTCGCAGTACACGTGAATCACCTGTACTTCCATGGGCACCCACATCAATTGCTATAAAATTATATTTTGAATCAGCAACTGCCATTAAATTTAtcgaaaaaaattttttataattaaaaaaattagaGCCAGAACGTGGAGGCTGCTGGATTCTgatgtgcttgccatcaattgcTCCAATACAATTTGGAAAATTTGCTATATTAGAAAAATCATCAGCAATCTGGATTAAACTTTCTTCTGTAGGGGTAGGCATTACAATAGGTTGTAGGGTTTCCCATATTGCTTGACATGTTTCTTTAATTATTCCAGAAATTGTGCTTTTGCCAAGTCGGAATTGTAAATGTAGTGAAGAGAAATTTTCACCTGTAGCCAGGAATCTGTAATgtcaaataataatattttattttttgcaaGATAAATATGTGATTAAATATTGTTATCAAATCAAATTTTTAGCAAAAATATATACCTCAAAGTAACAAGAAGTCTCTGTTCTGCAGATATTGCTTGACGCATATATGTGTCAGCGTGGGTAATTTTCGGTCTTAATAATGTCAGTAATTCATCAAAACCTTGTTGAGGGAGCCGGCAAAATGCTATGAATTTGTCATCAAATCTGAGTATAATAAGGTATATGAAATATTAATTAATTTTACTGTTCTAATTATGTTAAAAATttaagattaaaaaaaacaaaaaatattaaaaaaaataaaaaaaaaaaaaaaaatatactttcGTAAATCCGCATATAAGAGAGCAAAATGCCCTTTGACATCACGATCCTGTAACAGGGGATGTACCCACATTCCTCTTGTCGTCTGCTGCTGTTGGTACTAAAATAAATATATTATGGGTTATATTTTAGAATTtaggaaaaaattattttaataaattaaaACAAATACCTGTAGGCTTCGTCTACGATTTA is drawn from Anomaloglossus baeobatrachus isolate aAnoBae1 chromosome 3, aAnoBae1.hap1, whole genome shotgun sequence and contains these coding sequences:
- the LOC142295189 gene encoding uncharacterized protein LOC142295189 yields the protein MPCLWDPTSPEYMQKNKRDESWLLICQELYPQWHEANKSLQTKIENDVRKRWRSVRDRFNKIRFEPGKSGSSPVKPNFIYYNDLKFLSSGRVLRPTDGNIAPKKNMDRSQDNINPAQIQPAIEEEINTEQTHLESDVETRSLEPSVSNTNQDPQPVSYQKAKGKKKNIPSNKEINQDQLTNQTIEILKTATQDDEFDNFAISVAFRLRKLPEKKKTSACMTAICGLLACFEDEGKFPTGGEIVHLCEKTFEQKNNPLVLTQSQPHFQTNKQRVGLYSECPDTYSAQNIQPYNPMKQSKEYSQSISENYHTTNIVRNRPNEQMSGFYTNELFSQP